Proteins encoded by one window of Synechococcus sp. WH 7805:
- the egtB gene encoding ergothioneine biosynthesis protein EgtB, which yields MASGTLLNRLMAVRHASEALIEPLDTEDLNLQGMADASPPKWHLAHTTWFFETFVLRPHQPSYEPADARWSYLFNSYYEAVGPRQPRPQRGLLSRPPMREVSRWRSRVNAALERLLESCDDAPWMDLVELGLQHEQQHQELMLMDLLDGFSRQPLEPAYRRDWQEPALIHTDDVSPTWLACTGGLVEVGHAGASFHFDNETPRHKVWLEPFQIADRLVTNGDYRQFIDAGGYDRPELWMSEGWTECCHRGWRAPRYWRGDPTGEGPWHWEFTLGGRCALAEHRPVRHLSWFEADAYARWAGARLPSEAEWERASHTHGEQLQQSHGELWQWTSSPYRPYPGFQAASGAVGEYNGKFMTSQFVLRGSSQLTPRGHSRDTYRNFFPPASRWMAAGLRLAR from the coding sequence ATGGCCTCCGGCACGCTTCTGAACCGGTTGATGGCCGTGCGGCATGCCAGTGAAGCCCTGATCGAACCGCTGGACACTGAAGATCTCAACCTTCAGGGGATGGCCGATGCCAGCCCCCCAAAATGGCATCTGGCCCACACCACCTGGTTCTTCGAAACCTTTGTGCTGCGGCCCCACCAGCCGAGCTATGAACCGGCCGATGCCCGCTGGAGTTACCTGTTCAATTCCTATTACGAAGCCGTCGGTCCGCGCCAACCACGTCCCCAGCGGGGCCTGTTGAGTCGTCCGCCGATGCGGGAGGTGAGCCGATGGCGGAGCCGGGTCAACGCGGCTCTCGAACGCCTGCTGGAGAGCTGCGACGACGCGCCCTGGATGGACCTGGTGGAACTGGGACTGCAGCACGAGCAACAGCATCAGGAGCTGATGCTGATGGATCTGCTCGACGGCTTCAGCCGCCAACCCCTCGAACCGGCTTATCGAAGGGACTGGCAGGAGCCCGCATTAATCCACACCGATGACGTCAGCCCCACCTGGCTGGCCTGCACAGGCGGCCTGGTGGAGGTGGGGCATGCAGGAGCCAGCTTTCACTTCGACAACGAAACGCCCAGACACAAGGTGTGGCTGGAACCGTTCCAGATCGCCGATCGCCTCGTGACCAACGGCGACTACCGGCAGTTCATCGACGCTGGTGGCTACGACCGCCCCGAGCTCTGGATGAGCGAAGGCTGGACGGAATGCTGCCATCGTGGCTGGAGGGCACCCCGCTACTGGCGGGGGGATCCCACCGGCGAGGGTCCCTGGCACTGGGAGTTCACCCTTGGAGGACGCTGTGCCCTGGCAGAGCACAGGCCAGTACGTCATCTCAGCTGGTTTGAAGCAGATGCCTACGCCCGCTGGGCCGGGGCTCGCCTGCCCAGCGAGGCGGAATGGGAACGAGCCAGCCACACCCATGGCGAGCAGCTGCAGCAAAGCCACGGTGAGCTCTGGCAATGGACGTCGAGTCCTTACCGCCCCTACCCGGGATTCCAGGCGGCCAGCGGTGCCGTAGGCGAATACAACGGCAAGTTCATGACCTCCCAATTCGTATTGCGGGGCAGCAGTCAACTCACACCCAGGGGCCATTCCCGCGACACTTACCGGAACTTCTTTCCCCCAGCCAGTCGCTGGATGGCGGCAGGTCTGCGCCTGGCTCGATGA
- the egtD gene encoding L-histidine N(alpha)-methyltransferase has product MTTLTPSRPELIDLHPPAADMLRMVRHGLRQEPRQLPAWFLYDTEGSRLFDQICEQPEYSLTRTEIGLLERSAAAIAAALGDGVIVEFGAGSARKVGPLLNALQPSAYVALDISAAHLRQATAALQSRYPGVPMLGICCDHSELKALPEHPLLQDQRRIGFFPGSSLGNFTRLEAVALLRRFRQLLDGGPLLLGLDQPKTPARLEAAYDDAAGVSAAFARNLLHRLNTELGATFDPESFRYEALWQAAEHRVRMALVSREPQSVSIAGECWGFAAEQPLVTEYSVKYTPAMARALAAEAGWCWRQRWHDPADDLSLHWLEAAN; this is encoded by the coding sequence ATGACCACGCTCACGCCCTCGAGACCAGAGCTGATCGACCTACATCCACCGGCGGCGGACATGCTCCGGATGGTGCGGCACGGCCTGCGACAGGAGCCACGCCAGCTCCCAGCCTGGTTCCTCTACGACACGGAGGGGTCGCGGCTGTTTGATCAGATCTGCGAGCAGCCCGAGTACAGCCTCACGCGCACGGAAATTGGGCTGCTGGAGCGCTCGGCGGCAGCGATCGCCGCCGCCCTGGGAGACGGGGTGATCGTGGAGTTCGGCGCTGGCAGTGCCCGCAAGGTCGGCCCCCTGCTCAACGCCCTCCAACCTTCCGCCTACGTCGCCCTCGACATCAGCGCCGCCCATCTCCGCCAGGCCACAGCCGCACTGCAGAGCCGCTATCCAGGCGTGCCCATGCTGGGCATCTGCTGCGATCACAGCGAACTGAAAGCCCTGCCGGAGCATCCTCTGCTGCAGGACCAGCGCCGCATTGGCTTTTTTCCGGGCAGTTCCCTGGGAAACTTCACCCGCCTGGAGGCTGTTGCGCTGCTGCGGCGTTTCCGGCAGCTTCTTGATGGCGGGCCCCTGCTCCTGGGCCTGGATCAGCCCAAGACACCCGCACGGCTCGAGGCGGCCTACGACGATGCCGCCGGCGTGTCCGCCGCCTTCGCCCGCAACCTGCTGCATCGGCTGAACACGGAGCTGGGGGCCACATTCGACCCGGAGTCTTTCCGCTACGAAGCGCTTTGGCAGGCTGCTGAGCACCGGGTACGCATGGCCCTCGTGAGCCGGGAGCCTCAGTCGGTGTCGATCGCCGGTGAATGCTGGGGTTTCGCTGCCGAGCAACCGCTGGTCACCGAATACAGCGTGAAATACACCCCGGCCATGGCCCGCGCCCTGGCCGCGGAAGCGGGCTGGTGTTGGAGGCAGCGCTGGCACGACCCGGCCGACGATCTCTCCCTGCACTGGCTGGAAGCGGCAAACTGA
- a CDS encoding hercynine metabolism small protein, translated as MSREEQRRTVRLQRESLMEELETVYRQAFERLSELELGDGSVARLTQLLLRSRDGAITPLQEEIEAPLITRAPDEIVDEAVD; from the coding sequence ATGAGTCGAGAAGAGCAACGGCGCACGGTGCGACTGCAGCGGGAATCGCTGATGGAGGAGCTGGAGACGGTGTACCGGCAAGCCTTCGAGCGCCTCAGTGAGCTGGAGCTCGGGGACGGGTCGGTGGCCCGACTCACCCAGCTGCTGCTGCGCTCGCGGGATGGGGCGATCACCCCCCTGCAGGAAGAGATTGAAGCGCCCCTGATCACCCGTGCACCGGATGAGATCGTCGACGAGGCTGTGGACTGA
- a CDS encoding hercynine metabolism protein: protein MAPTWLDQLERNLEDRLNAFLQANPDQDRLLREQHLQDRQHDLNRRRDQMQSQAKDLRRQLLSLAEQVQAWGVRSRKADAAGEKELAVRAERHVQTLMEQGRALWSELETLGRDFQGLDQQISDLRRQATSESTGRSLDEDWALFEARQELEELRQRQGLN from the coding sequence ATGGCTCCGACCTGGCTGGATCAACTGGAACGCAACCTGGAGGATCGGCTCAATGCCTTTCTTCAGGCGAACCCGGATCAGGATCGCTTGCTGCGCGAGCAGCATCTCCAAGACCGCCAGCATGACCTGAACCGTCGCCGGGATCAGATGCAGAGTCAGGCCAAAGACCTGCGCCGGCAGCTGTTATCCCTGGCGGAACAAGTCCAGGCCTGGGGTGTACGCAGCCGCAAGGCTGACGCCGCCGGGGAAAAGGAACTGGCGGTTCGAGCTGAACGCCACGTGCAGACGTTGATGGAGCAGGGCCGGGCTCTCTGGAGTGAACTGGAGACACTCGGACGCGATTTTCAAGGCCTGGATCAGCAGATCAGCGATCTGCGCCGGCAGGCCACAAGTGAATCCACAGGACGCAGCCTTGATGAAGACTGGGCCCTTTTCGAAGCCAGACAGGAGCTGGAAGAGCTCCGGCAACGCCAAGGTCTCAACTGA